Within the Acidobacteriota bacterium genome, the region GACGCCCTCGTCGGGGTTGAACTCCGGCGCATAGGCAGGGAAGCGTTGCAGGTGCATCCTCGTGGTGCGCGCGCACAGCTCCCGTACGAGCTTGCCCCGATGGGGATTTCCGCCGTCCCACAGGACGACGATGTGCCCGCGGATCTGCCGGAGCAGTTGGCGTAGGAAGTCGCGGGCCTGGAGTTGTCGGATGTTCTCCGTGTAGAGCTGAAAGTGCAGGTTGAGGCGTTGGCGGCGGGGAGACACCGAGATCCCCGAGATGACGGAGAGCCTGTCGCGTCGATCGACGTGGTGCACGGTGGGCGTCTGGCCCACGGGAGCCCAGGTGGCGGCGATCGAGGGGGTCAGCTGGAAGCCCGATTCGTCGGCGAAGACGAGGTGGGCCCCCAACCGCTTGGCGTTTTTTTTACCCGCGGCCAGTCCTCCCGGATGAAGCGGCGAATGTCCGCCTTGTTGCGCTCAAGCGCCTGCTTCTGCGGCTTCTGGTGGCTCCAGCCCAGCGCGTGCAGGAGCCGGCCCACGTGATCGCGGTGATAGCGCACGCTGAACGTCTTCGAGATGACCTCGGCCACCCGAGCCGTCGTCCACAACTGGTTGGCGTAGCCGGCGGCCAGCGCCCCCTTGAGCAACACCCACACCAGCCGTCGCCCCTCGACACGCGACAGCCTGGGTGGGCGACCCGGCGAGAAGCGCACCTTCAACGCCTTCTGCCCACCCTTCCGTCGGGCATCGCGCCAACGCTTGACCGAGCTCGCAGAACACCGGATGCGCCGACCCACCGCATGGAGCGACAACCCCTCATCCAGGAGCGCCAGCGCCCGATGCCGCCGATCTTCCAGCAAGTCCGCCGATCCTCGAAGTCGCATCGCGCACCTCGAGGAACATTGTACCATTATTTATGCAGCAGTCTTTAGTTTCCAGGAAACTATGGCGACGACCTCACGAGTCTTCGCGTCAATGATCGGGCCACCGCTGTTGCCGGGATTGAGAGCCGCGTCTGTCTGGATCAGAGTGACGCCACCGGCAAGACGAAGCCCGCTGACCACCCCACGCGTCAGCGTGTAGTCGAGCGCCAGAGGGTTGCCGATGACGTGGACCTCTGTGCCGACGTTCGGGTTACTTCGCGCTGGGGCGAGGGTGAAGCAGTCGCCCGAACAGTTGATCTGAATTAACGCCACATCCGCTTCGGGGTTGCTGCGTAGAACCCGAACGGCAAGCTGCCGGCCGTCTCGAAGTGTGGCCTTTAGCGAGCCCTGCTTGTCCACGACGTGGTGATTCGTGAGCGCAAGGCCATCTCGGGTGATGAGAACTGCGGTGCCTGTGCCGAGGGAACCACTCAGACCGACCACAGCGGCCGCACTCCGCTCAAACATGTCCAGGTTCCGACTCGGGTTCCTGTCTTCAGGCTTCAGTTGCAGAATCGACGTCGGAGTCGGCGCAACACGCCGCCAGTTGGTCACTGTCTCAAATGGAGCAGTTGATGACGATGCCGCCGTCTCAGATGAAATAGATGGCGTTGGTGCGGCGACCCATGCTCGGGCTCGCCTCTGAGCCTCGGCCAATTGTTCGGGGGGCAATTCCTCGGCGATCAACTCTCTGAAGTTGGCGTAATTGACTTGGTCGTTGCCCGACGAACGTGAAGCAGCCAGGTTCGTCCACTTGTGAGCCTCGATGTAATCCTGCGGCACGCCCTGCCCCTTGAAGTACGCCCAGGCAAGTCTGAACTGCCCCGACGCCTCCCCTTGGTCGGCGGCCTTGCGATACCACACCACGGCCTGCCCGTAGTCCTGTGAGACACCTTGGCCGGCGGCGTACTTCAGGCCCAAGTTATCCTGCGCTCTTGCGTTCCCCTGCTCAGCCGCTTTTCGATACCACGCCACCGCTTGCCCGTCGTCCTGGGGAACACCTTTGCCAGTGTCGTACATGTTGCCAAGGTTGAACTGCGCCGCCACGACGCCTTGCTCGGCAACCTTGCGCATCCACGCCGCAGCTTCTCCGTAGTCCTTCGGGACACCGCGGCCTTCTGCGTAAATATAGCTAAGGGTCCACTGCGCTCTCGCGACTCCCTGCTCGGCGGCCTTGCGCCACCACGCCGCCGCCTCCACCGGGTCTTGCGGGACACCTCGGCCATCTCTGTACATCACGTCCAGGTCGAGCTTCGCGCCCCCGTGTCCTTGCTCGGCGGCCTTACGCCACCACGCCACCGCCTGCCGGTCGTCCTGCGGGACACCGCGACCGGTGGCGTACATCTGGCCCAGGACGTACTGCGCTCTTGCGTTCCCCTGCTCGGCGGCTTTGCGGTACCACGCCACGGCCTGCCCGTCGTCTTTCGGCACGCCTCGGCCGGAGGCGTAGGCCGTGCCCAGGTTGTACTGCGCTACCGCACCACCCTGCTCGGCGGCTTTGCGAAACCACGCCACCGCCTGCCCGTCGTCTTTCGGCACGCCTCGGCCGAAGGCGTACGCCGCGCCCAGGTTGTCCTGCGCGGCCGCGTGCCCCTGCTCGGCGGCCTTGCGAAACCACGCCACCGCTTGCACGTAGTCCTGCTTGACACCGCGGGCGTCTCTGCACATCTCTCCAAGGTTGAATTGCGCCTGCGCGTCCCCTTGCTCGGCGGCCTTACGCCACCACGTCACTGCCTGCACATCGTCCTTCGGCACGCCTTGGCCGAAGGCGTACCTTACGCCAAGGTTGTACTGCGCGGTTGGGTATCCTTGTTCGGCGGCCTTGCGAAACCACACGACCGCCAGCCCCTCGTCCTTCGGCACGCCGCGGCCTTCCCCGTACCTCCAGCCCAGGGCGAATTGCGCTTCCACGCTGCCCAGCTCCGCTGCCTTGCATGTCCACGCTACGGCTTGCACGTCATCCTTCGGCACGCCTGAGCCTTCGGCATAGCTCAGGCCCAAGAGGTACTGCGCGGCCGCGTCCCCTTGCTCAGCGGCCTTGCGAAACCACACCACAGCCTGGACTGCGTCCTTTGTAACACCCATGCCCAGGGAGTACATCAGGCCAAGGTGGCGCTGCGCCTCCGCGAGTCCTTGTTCAGCCGCTTTGCGAAACCACGCCACGGCCTGCACGAAGTCCTGTGGAACTCCCTCGCCGGTGGCGTACATCACGCCAAGGAAGCACTGCGCCCGCGCGTGTCCTTGCGCAGCGGCCTTGCGCCACCAGGCAACGGCCTGTGAGTTGTCCGGCGGCAACCCCTGGCCGTCGTGGTACATCAAGCCCAGGCTATACTGCGCCTCGGCGTCGTCCCGTTCGGCACGCGTCCGCAGGTCCGTCAACGCCTTCTGTTTGTCCTGGGCATTCGCCGGCGTGACCTGGGCCCGCAACCCGTCGGCGGACACGCCCACCATCAGCACAAGGGCGAGGGTCGCTGTCACTTTTCGCATTGCGGTCTCCGTGTAGCGGGGGCGGACGGATGAGAGTCTAGCCGATCGAGACGACTAAGACGCCGGCGAGTGCTGGCGTGTGCGGCATCGGTTGTCCCTTGCGTGTGGGGCGCTGCGGCGCAGATCCGACTGGCGCCCTTCGGTGTGTACGGAGGCTGGCTTCCGAGAGCACCACCAGAGCACCACTGGATGATCTTCTCACCGAGCACCACCCAGAGCACCACCGGAAACACCAACGCCCGACCACTTGGCCGGGCGTGTGCTGTTCAAGGCCGTATTTATTGGTTTAAATTGGTGGGCGCTACTGGATTCGAACCAGTGACCCCCGCCGTGTGAAGGCGGTGCTCTACCGCTGAGCCAAGCGCCCGACCCTGAGAATTGCCTAACGCTGTCAGTCTAATGGATTCGCAGCCGCGCGGGCAACATCTCCGGCAGTTCCTACTTTGGGCTCGATTGGCACCCGCGATGCGCGGCGAAGTGCCGCGACGCGCTAATCAAGAACGAGCCAGGGCCTCGCAGGCCTACTTCCTGGTTTCCGGCAGACGGCGCCGCGCCGGGCCGTCGTAGCGATGATCCTTGACGTCGACCTGCCGCATCGGCGCCTCGCGCGTGCGCTCCTCGGCGGCGTGCGCCAGCAGGCCCGGTACCCGCGCGATGATGAACACGCCGTTCGCAATCTCGGGATCGAACCCCAGATCGCCACAGATGGCGGCAATGGCGCCATCAACATTGATGGGCAGGGGATGGCTCGCACGATCCGGATCGGCATTGAGCACCCGCTCGACCACGCGGAGCATCCTGCAGTGCTCGTCGTCGAGTTCCAGTTCGTGCGCCATCTGCAGCAGTCGCGCCGCGCGCGGATCGCGCGTGTGAATGCGATGGCCGAATCCAGGTGGCGCAGGCGCGCGTTCAAACCACTCCGCCAGCACGCGGCTGGCCGCCACGTCATAGCTCGTGCCCGTTCGGTGGATGTCGAGACCCTGCTGAAGGAACCGCAGGCACGATTCGATGTCGCCCCCGTGGTAGGAGCCAAATCCCAGGATGCCCGCCGCGACCGAATTGCGGAGAGACGCCCTTGTCGTGGCCACGTGTCGCGCGGCGAGCGTTGACGGCGGCGTCACCCCGTGGTCGATCGACGCCACCAGCACGGCGCCGAACAACTTTCCAATGTCGCGTGTCGGGAGCTCACCGCGGAGCAGCAGGTAGACGGCCTCGGCAAACGACACGCGCCCCATCATCTCGTCGACCGGATAGCCGCGGATCTCGATTTCGTTGGGCGCGATGCGTGTCAGCGCGGTGGCCCATCCAGCGGAGTGTTTCGGGGAAGGGCCGTCCCTTTTCGGTACGCGCCGCCGGCCGGGTCGAGTGGCCTGGTCGTCCATAGAAACGCCTCTACAAGGTGCCGTACAGGCGGTCGCCGAAGTCGCCGAGCCCGGGCACGATGTACTTCCGTTCGTTCAGACGCTCATCAATGACCGGTGTGTAGATGTCCACGTCCGGATGGTGGCGCTCGACGAGCGCAATGCCTTCAGGCGCCGCCACGATGCACAGGATCTGGATTGTGCGCGCGCCAGCCTGCTTCAACAGGTCAACGGCTTCGACCGCGCTGCCTCCGGTCGCCAGCATCGGATCGATCATCAACACGTAGCAGTCCGCCAATCCCGGCGGCAGCTTCGAGTAGTAGCGCGACGCGATGGCGGTGAGTTCGTCCCGCTGCAACCCGATGTGTCCCACCCGCGCTCCTGGCACCAGTTCCAGCACCGCATCGAGCATGCCGAGCCCGGCACGGAGCACGGGGACGACGACGACATCGGAAGCGACGCGTTGGCCTTTGGCCACGCCGAGAGGGGTCTTAATGGTCGCGGGTTTGGTCGGCAGCGCCCGCAGCGCCTCGGTGGCGAGCAGCACGCTGATGCGAACCGCCATACGACGGAACTCGTCGGGTGCGGTCCGTTCGTCCCGCAACGACAGCAGGATGTCCTGGACCAGTGGGTGCTGAACAATGTGGACTGGCACGGGCAAACTATACACGAAGGTCCCGGGTGACTGCCACCCTAGTGTGACGGCTCTGGGATAAGATCTGCGCTATGCGATTCACCATCCATTCCGTCCGCCGGTCATCGCTCACCCTGGTTCTCGCTATCGTCGTTTCGCTGGTCTGTACCGCGAGTCTTGTGGCCCAGACCCCGCTCCAATCGGTCTCGATCGTCATCACCGGAGGGATCGTGGTGACGGTGGATGCCCAGTGCAAGGTGTTGTGGCCCGGAGCGGTCGCTATTGACGGCCAGAAGATCGTGGCGGTGGATACGCCGGAGAACATCGCCAAACGGTATCGAGGCGCCCAGGTGATTCAGGCGGGCGGACACGTCGTGATGCCCGGTCTCATCAATACGCATACACACGCGGCGATGGTGATGTACAGGGGCCTGGCCGATGATCTGGCCTTGATGGAATGGCTCCAGAAGTACATCTTTCCGGCCGAAGCCAAGACGGTGTCGCCCGAACTGGTTCGCGTCGGGACGAGACTGGCTGCGCTCGAGATGATTGAGTCCGGGACCACGCTTTTCACGGACATGTATTACTTCGAAGAGGAAGTTGGCCGGGTCGCAAGGGCCGCCGGACTGCGGGGCGTGCTCGGGGAGACGATTATCGGCTTCCCCGTCGCGGACGCGAAGACGCCAGCCGAAGCGCTGGCCCGGGCGGAGCGGTTCATTCAGGAGTTCAAGGGCGACTCACTCGTCATCCCCGCGGTCGCGCCGCATGCGATGTACACCAACGACACGGCAACGCTGATAGCGGCCCGCGACTTGGCGCGCAAGTACGGCGTGCCGCTCCTCACCCACGTTGCCGAGACGCAGGACGAAGTCAAGACGTCGAACGACAAGTACAAGATGTCACCGGTCGCCTACCTGGAGTCGATCGGATTCTGGGGACCGACGACGCTCGCGGCGCATTTCGTGCACGTGAGCGATGAGGACCTCGCGATCCTGAGGAAGCGCGGTGCCGGGCTGTCACACAACCCCGAGAGCAACATGAAGCTGGCCAGCGGCGCGGCACCAGTGTCGAAGGCGCTCAAGGCCGGCATCAACGTCGGCCTGGGCACTGATGGCGCGGCCAGCAACAACGACCTCGACATGTTTGAGGCGATGCGACAGGCCGCGTTCCTGGGCAAGTTGGCGGAGAATGACCCCACGGCCGTGTCTGCGCGAACGGCGCTCGAGATGGCGACCATCGGCGGTGCCCGGGCGCTGGGGATGGCGGATCGAATCGGCTCGCTCGAGCCCGGCAAACTGGCGGACGTGATTGTCGTGTCGATGCAGTCAGCGCGTCAGACGCCGCTCTACAACCCCATTTCACATCTGGTGTATGTGACGCGTGGAGACGACGTCCGGACGACCATCGTCAACGGCCGGATCCTGATGCGGAATCGCCGCGTGCTGACGCTCAACGCGCCAACCGTCATCGCCGATGCCGTGGCGCTGGCAAAGAAGGTGAAGGCCG harbors:
- a CDS encoding transposase, which translates into the protein MGAHLVFADESGFQLTPSIAATWAPVGQTPTVHHVDRRDRLSVISGISVSPRRQRLNLHFQLYTENIRQLQARDFLRQLLRQIRGHIVVLWDGGNPHRGKLVRELCARTTRMHLQRFPAYAPEFNPDEGVWKLAKQRLANGQAHDLPELMVAVIESLETIRANRRNLRGCITHSALPSFLR
- a CDS encoding winged helix-turn-helix domain-containing protein; this encodes MRLRGSADLLEDRRHRALALLDEGLSLHAVGRRIRCSASSVKRWRDARRKGGQKALKVRFSPGRPPRLSRVEGRRLVWVLLKGALAAGYANQLWTTARVAEVISKTFSVRYHRDHVGRLLHALGWSHQKPQKQALERNKADIRRFIREDWPRVKKTPSGWGPTSSSPTNRASS
- a CDS encoding trypsin-like peptidase domain-containing protein — translated: MRKVTATLALVLMVGVSADGLRAQVTPANAQDKQKALTDLRTRAERDDAEAQYSLGLMYHDGQGLPPDNSQAVAWWRKAAAQGHARAQCFLGVMYATGEGVPQDFVQAVAWFRKAAEQGLAEAQRHLGLMYSLGMGVTKDAVQAVVWFRKAAEQGDAAAQYLLGLSYAEGSGVPKDDVQAVAWTCKAAELGSVEAQFALGWRYGEGRGVPKDEGLAVVWFRKAAEQGYPTAQYNLGVRYAFGQGVPKDDVQAVTWWRKAAEQGDAQAQFNLGEMCRDARGVKQDYVQAVAWFRKAAEQGHAAAQDNLGAAYAFGRGVPKDDGQAVAWFRKAAEQGGAVAQYNLGTAYASGRGVPKDDGQAVAWYRKAAEQGNARAQYVLGQMYATGRGVPQDDRQAVAWWRKAAEQGHGGAKLDLDVMYRDGRGVPQDPVEAAAWWRKAAEQGVARAQWTLSYIYAEGRGVPKDYGEAAAWMRKVAEQGVVAAQFNLGNMYDTGKGVPQDDGQAVAWYRKAAEQGNARAQDNLGLKYAAGQGVSQDYGQAVVWYRKAADQGEASGQFRLAWAYFKGQGVPQDYIEAHKWTNLAASRSSGNDQVNYANFRELIAEELPPEQLAEAQRRARAWVAAPTPSISSETAASSSTAPFETVTNWRRVAPTPTSILQLKPEDRNPSRNLDMFERSAAAVVGLSGSLGTGTAVLITRDGLALTNHHVVDKQGSLKATLRDGRQLAVRVLRSNPEADVALIQINCSGDCFTLAPARSNPNVGTEVHVIGNPLALDYTLTRGVVSGLRLAGGVTLIQTDAALNPGNSGGPIIDAKTREVVAIVSWKLKTAA
- a CDS encoding citryl-CoA lyase, which codes for MDDQATRPGRRRVPKRDGPSPKHSAGWATALTRIAPNEIEIRGYPVDEMMGRVSFAEAVYLLLRGELPTRDIGKLFGAVLVASIDHGVTPPSTLAARHVATTRASLRNSVAAGILGFGSYHGGDIESCLRFLQQGLDIHRTGTSYDVAASRVLAEWFERAPAPPGFGHRIHTRDPRAARLLQMAHELELDDEHCRMLRVVERVLNADPDRASHPLPINVDGAIAAICGDLGFDPEIANGVFIIARVPGLLAHAAEERTREAPMRQVDVKDHRYDGPARRRLPETRK
- the upp gene encoding uracil phosphoribosyltransferase — protein: MPVHIVQHPLVQDILLSLRDERTAPDEFRRMAVRISVLLATEALRALPTKPATIKTPLGVAKGQRVASDVVVVPVLRAGLGMLDAVLELVPGARVGHIGLQRDELTAIASRYYSKLPPGLADCYVLMIDPMLATGGSAVEAVDLLKQAGARTIQILCIVAAPEGIALVERHHPDVDIYTPVIDERLNERKYIVPGLGDFGDRLYGTL
- a CDS encoding amidohydrolase produces the protein MRFTIHSVRRSSLTLVLAIVVSLVCTASLVAQTPLQSVSIVITGGIVVTVDAQCKVLWPGAVAIDGQKIVAVDTPENIAKRYRGAQVIQAGGHVVMPGLINTHTHAAMVMYRGLADDLALMEWLQKYIFPAEAKTVSPELVRVGTRLAALEMIESGTTLFTDMYYFEEEVGRVARAAGLRGVLGETIIGFPVADAKTPAEALARAERFIQEFKGDSLVIPAVAPHAMYTNDTATLIAARDLARKYGVPLLTHVAETQDEVKTSNDKYKMSPVAYLESIGFWGPTTLAAHFVHVSDEDLAILRKRGAGLSHNPESNMKLASGAAPVSKALKAGINVGLGTDGAASNNDLDMFEAMRQAAFLGKLAENDPTAVSARTALEMATIGGARALGMADRIGSLEPGKLADVIVVSMQSARQTPLYNPISHLVYVTRGDDVRTTIVNGRILMRNRRVLTLNAPTVIADAVALAKKVKAAVETAAQSSAPR